Part of the Quercus lobata isolate SW786 chromosome 6, ValleyOak3.0 Primary Assembly, whole genome shotgun sequence genome, AATAACAAAAGGTGGAAGAAGAGGATTTGGGATATTGAATAGTGATAATTAATAAAGTGTTCTCCTCTTTGCTTCGGTTAATCATGTGTTCAGTTGTGATATTAAATCACTCCATGCTGTTAACCATgtgcttttttaaaaatgtaaatagtTGCATCTGTAGAACGTTGATGCAAATCTATCAAAAGAATGTTGATGCAAAATATGTAACTTTACGCATTAAATGAAGGAAAACTACAtgattttgctaaaaaatttttGCTTAGAGAAAGTTATGATTGGCTTCTACTGTTAACTGGAAGTTTAACTCCTTGGACCTTGTTTCCCGTTTCAGATTACCAGTTGCAAACATGAATATCATCTTCATTGTATTCTTGAATGGTAATTCAATCATACAATCTATTTATTGTCTAAGGcaacacacacatgcacacacatacgAAGtccacaaattatttttaattgaactCGTTTATTCTCTTAGGTCTCAAAGAAGCAAAGAGTGCCCAATATGTTGTCAGCTGCTTGTCTTAAAGGACCCTGCCAGgtataaaatttttgtgaaaagaTTCCACCTCCCTTTCCACCTCCCCTTATCTGTCTCTTTGATTCTCATTGATTAGTCTTGTTACTGTAGCCAAGCGCTTCTAGCTGCAGTGGACATTGAAAGGTGCTCAAGGTCGAGGAGCATTTCTTCTGTTGCTCCCACACCTCTTCATCATTTCTGTGAGGACTTCAATGTTGAGCATGTGAGTGATTTGATTTAATCTGAAACTCTATTGTCACAAACTCTTTATGCTTAATGCTTGCTTAGTGAGAAAGGGCCTCTTGTTGATAAGAAGTGAAACTGAATCTTCCAGGATTCTTCATACTCAGACGACTCTGATTTTGATGACCGTATCATGCAGCATCTGGCTGCTGCTGCTAGCAGAGCTCGTTATCTTCGTAGAAGGGAAAGACAGAGAGCTTCTGGCCTTGGACCTTCCGAACTTCTCATTTTTacttcttcaagttcttcacaGCAAACAAATGTAACTTCACCagaagattttcaaaatttaagttaTGGGTCACCAGAGGGATCACCAACTTCTGGTGTCAATGTTCAACCTCAGTCATCTGTGGTTGTTAATCTGGGATCCACTACTGCTGTCAATAGAGATATTCCTTCTAGACCCAGGTACTATAAATGATTATTCCATGCTTTTGTATTTATTAACCATACTTCTTGTGGCATGTTATGGTTTTTTGTCTATCTTAAATTTCTCTTATTATCAAATTTACAGTTACAAATTAGAACATGAATTGAATATCTCAGGCAGCTATTGAACACTAACATTATTTGTCATCACCTAGACTGCATTTTCAATTTCCCTTCATATTTGTCAGATCtgtaatattttctctactGTATCCAttctagatttttcttttactgtACTACATAAAAATATCTTGCATCTTCTCCATCTGTagagtatttattttatttgtaattctcTGTATCTTATGGTTGTTTATTTCATAATCCAGTGTTGTTTATAGCCAGCCTCCACCTGATAGTCCCAAAAGACCAAGCCCATCAGAGATGTTCTCCCTTCCAGAGACATTTAAATCTAAGTGGTCTGCTGCTTCA contains:
- the LOC115949601 gene encoding E3 ubiquitin-protein ligase RHF1A isoform X2, whose product is MSNLSFSSSSSGNPLVSTASSSGLNDDVFEDACSICLEPFNTADPATITSCKHEYHLHCILEWSQRSKECPICCQLLVLKDPASQALLAAVDIERCSRSRSISSVAPTPLHHFCEDFNVEHHLAAAASRARYLRRRERQRASGLGPSELLIFTSSSSSQQTNVTSPEDFQNLSYGSPEGSPTSGVNVQPQSSVVVNLGSTTAVNRDIPSRPSVVYSQPPPDSPKRPSPSEMFSLPETFKSKWSAASARYKESISKGTRGLKEKLLSRNNSVKELSKGVQREMTAGIAGVARMIERLDLTSKRTGSTVPVSDSTGGSSNFSFKGKGVEENVDAQSLDKNSGQIVHDLSLDAAYIPGAILRQPEVSHAQS
- the LOC115949601 gene encoding E3 ubiquitin-protein ligase RHF1A isoform X1, whose amino-acid sequence is MSNLSFSSSSSGNPLVSTASSSGLNDDVFEDACSICLEPFNTADPATITSCKHEYHLHCILEWSQRSKECPICCQLLVLKDPASQALLAAVDIERCSRSRSISSVAPTPLHHFCEDFNVEHDSSYSDDSDFDDRIMQHLAAAASRARYLRRRERQRASGLGPSELLIFTSSSSSQQTNVTSPEDFQNLSYGSPEGSPTSGVNVQPQSSVVVNLGSTTAVNRDIPSRPSVVYSQPPPDSPKRPSPSEMFSLPETFKSKWSAASARYKESISKGTRGLKEKLLSRNNSVKELSKGVQREMTAGIAGVARMIERLDLTSKRTGSTVPVSDSTGGSSNFSFKGKGVEENVDAQSLDKNSGQIVHDLSLDAAYIPGAILRQPEVSHAQS